In Aspergillus nidulans FGSC A4 chromosome II, the genomic stretch ATCTCCTATGACCTGAGCGTTTCATGCCGCTGCGGTAAGGCCATAACTCTGATGTTAGTAGCGATGTTGACGAAGTTGTCACCCACAGCCAGCCGAGGGAGATCATGAATACGACACGAACAAGCAGGTTGCCCCGAGCTTTGGAGACTTCGCCCAGCACTACCACGTGTGTAAATCGACTTATCTAAATTATCCACTCAATCTCCCGTTAATAAACCTGTCGTCGAACTTAGTGTTCTTGAACGATAAACAGCCGTTGGTGCCTGACGTAGCAGGCCTCAGTACCCGCCAAGACAACTGCCCCAATCCGGTCATCGCAGGGCTAGGGCTTTGCCGCACAGACGCCGGGCGATGGATCAACTAAGCGAAAATTTCGACCAACTTCGTGAGCGACTTTGATCCGCAACCTCGAAAGACGACAACCAGCCTCACGTCGACAACAATGGCCTCTCGTCCTACAGTCTCTATCGCCTCCGGTGAGGGCAAGCCCACCGGGGCTACTTGCCCCCTGCCGGCTGTTTTCAACTCGCCCATCCGTCCTGATATCGTCCAGTATGTGCGATCTTTGATTTCAACGCGGGAGTTAGATGAGAATTCAGATTTGTGATGGATTCGAGATGCAAAGTGGACGCAAtaaatgagaaagaaacaacCGGACTGACGGTGGCATTATAGGCAGGTTCACACCGGTATGGCGAAGAACAAGAGACAGCCCTACGCTGTGAGCGAGAAGGCTGGTGAACAGACCTCCGCTGAGTCCTGGGGTACCGGTATGTTCAGGCATTGAAGAATTGGGTATTTGCCATAGGTGAAAAATGCTAATTCTACGTCTCAGGCCGTGCTGTCGCTCGTATCCCCCGTGTCTCTGGTGGTGGTACTCACCGTGCTGGTCAGGCTGCGTTCGGTAACCAGTGCCGTTCCGGTCGCATGTTCGCTCCCACCAAGGTCTGGCGCAAGTGGCACCAGAAGGTCAACCTCGGCCAGAGACGTTTCGCTACCGCCTCTGCCCTGGCTGCCTCCTCCGttccttccctcctcttcgcccgCGGCCACCGCATTGCCAACGTCCCCGAGGTCCCTCTCGTCGTTGACTCCAAGACCTTCGAGAACGCCGCCGTGaccaagaccaaggccgCCGTTGCCCTTCTCCAGGCCCTCGGTGCCGGCCCTGAGCTCGTCAAGGTTTCCAAGTCCCGCAAGCTCCGCGCTGGTAAGGGTAAGCTCCGTGACCGCCGATTCCGCCAGCGCCGCGGTCCTCTCGTCGTCTACAACCCCGAGGTGGACGGCAAGGAGCTTGTCCGCGCCTTCCGCAACATTCCCGGCATTGAGACCTCCCCCGTCTTCTcgctcaacctccttcaaCTCGCCCCCGGTGGTCACCTCGGTCGCTTCATCGTCTGGACTTCCTCTGCCTTCGAGGCTCTTGACACCGTCTACGGCACCACGAGCTCTCCCTCCGCTCTCAAGAAGGACTACCTCCTCCCCTCCAACCTCGTTGCCAACGCCGATCTGGCCCGCCTTATCAACTCTTCTGAAATTCAGTCCGTCCTGCGCGCTCCTAAGGGTGAGGCCCGCACCAAGCGCGCCAAcgtccagaagaagaaccCTCTCCGCAACAAGCAGGTTATGCTCCGCCTTAACCCCTACGCTGCTGCCTTCAGCAAGGAGAAGCTTGGCCAGAAGGGCGTTGAGAGCGAGAAGCCTGCGCCTCTGGCTGATGGTTTCCTCAAGACTCTCCACGAGGAATAGATGGCtcgctccttttctctctttctaAGGTCATGTTGACGTGATGGTTCAGGATTCGGTTTAAAAATGGTAGCAATAAGCAAATGAACGGATTTGCAATACCCAATTCGTCTTTTATTTAGTCCTCACGTGTAATGGATAAGTAATGATTCAAGAGCTGGAGTCCCATAGCTGTATATCTCTAGTGCTCGAGTAAAAATAGAGGAGATGACGTCTCCCTAAGCTACAGACCACAGTACATGACTCATAAAATTAGACCGGCCCAGCTTACTGCATAACTCTACTCTCAATGACTGCACCAGCATTGGTGGCAGCAGGAATTGTCGGTAGCGATATCGCAGTCAAGTCATTTTTAAACCAGACAGCGAAGCGAGCCTTTGAAGTCGACCTAACTCGCAAGAGTATCTCTATTTGGCTTAGCCTGAACGAACTATATTACTAGATTCTTATAGTCGAATGTCTCATATTTCAGCCGATGGCTTCTTACTGGACAATTAGGCCCGGGTGATGCTATAACACCCTGTGATATACTATATTACTTCTCTGTAGCTTATCTTCAATTCTAACGGCCACTTGTAGCAACTCGTACGACGATTGATGCATAAATCTGCCCGGTAAGATTTTTTTCGACGGTGCAGGGCTCGGAACTTCGGGAGTTACATCCAGATTAAAAGGCCAAGACAGAGCCTTGCCGGCAATTAGTGCAGGTAGTCTACCTCGGAGCGAATGGAGCAGGGACTAATCCCTCCGGTGGCGATATATGCTGGACGAAACCTCCCAGACACTTAAGCCAGTTGTTTGCTAATGTGCTCGGGATCCGGCCTCAAGGCCCGCGACCCTTCAGAACGGCTATTTTAAATACTCGGGCCGGCTCTATATACGGAGTTGTTCAAGCAGGCTGATAGCCGGGAAGGCGTCAAGcacaaggagcagaagggTTGCAGTTGGACAGTACCGCATCCTTGATTCCATCAGATACGCCGAGTTAACTCAAACATCTGCTCATCGAGTTCGACTTACATTGGAAACAAGCGCCGGTGTCTGGCATGAGCTCATTGTTGagccttcttcgccgagaGCACAACCTAGCTCTCTTGACTTGAACTGGGGGAGTCGAGATATGGATTAGgtgtttctgtttctgcgcCCTGCCCACGCTATTCTATAATATTCCGCTTAGCAGGTCTGGACGGGTGAGAGTTGCTCTGCAACGCCAGATACACAGAAATCTAGCTTGTGAGGTTACGCAGTGAGGGCCGCTTGCGGGAGCTCCCGCCGTCTCTTTTTGATCTCTTTAAGACGTAAGTGCAAGTATCATACCTCGCATGTCAGGCAACGGGTTGCCTGAAGGTTCCAGACTTGCAACCGTCTGGGGAGCGGGCCCTGTATCCAGACGATGAATGTCGAGGTGGGCCGCCACTTAACTCGCGCTCAGCGCTTAGGCGAGTGAATAGTGCGCTAAACGGGCCCG encodes the following:
- a CDS encoding 60S ribosomal protein uL4 (transcript_id=CADANIAT00004216); amino-acid sequence: MASRPTVSIASGEGKPTGATCPLPAVFNSPIRPDIVQQVHTGMAKNKRQPYAVSEKAGEQTSAESWGTGRAVARIPRVSGGGTHRAGQAAFGNQCRSGRMFAPTKVWRKWHQKVNLGQRRFATASALAASSVPSLLFARGHRIANVPEVPLVVDSKTFENAAVTKTKAAVALLQALGAGPELVKVSKSRKLRAGKGKLRDRRFRQRRGPLVVYNPEVDGKELVRAFRNIPGIETSPVFSLNLLQLAPGGHLGRFIVWTSSAFEALDTVYGTTSSPSALKKDYLLPSNLVANADLARLINSSEIQSVLRAPKGEARTKRANVQKKNPLRNKQVMLRLNPYAAAFSKEKLGQKGVESEKPAPLADGFLKTLHEE